One window from the genome of Chroococcidiopsis sp. TS-821 encodes:
- a CDS encoding CPBP family intramembrane glutamic endopeptidase gives MRHKISSIARYPVPLRLGFFLLALLLVWLPIAIPIYLLGHDSNTVSILTMLLLYGEFVVLLRWWGKRVYHQRKILQHYGLVKTQRNWLDLLCGLTIGVVLVFGLFLVEGWLGWLVWFPSTGFLPQVVLEGLIVAIAVGFAEELLFRGWLLDELERDYRPSTALWANAIIFALLHFIKPLTEIWRTLPQFPALVVLGLALVWAKRLRNCLGLAIGLHAGLIWGYYIINVGRLTQYSGQVPDWVTGVDRNPLAGVMGLLFLAILALGIRLRLNFLVPGKQAE, from the coding sequence TTGCGGCATAAGATTAGCAGTATCGCGCGTTATCCAGTTCCCTTGAGACTGGGATTTTTTTTACTAGCATTATTGCTAGTATGGTTGCCAATTGCTATCCCAATTTACTTATTAGGGCACGATTCCAACACTGTTAGCATTTTGACAATGCTGCTGTTGTATGGAGAATTTGTTGTCCTTTTACGCTGGTGGGGAAAGCGCGTTTATCATCAGCGTAAAATTCTACAGCATTATGGTCTAGTCAAAACGCAACGCAATTGGTTAGATTTACTTTGCGGGCTGACTATTGGGGTTGTTTTAGTTTTTGGTCTATTTTTAGTCGAAGGTTGGTTGGGTTGGTTAGTTTGGTTTCCTAGCACGGGTTTCTTACCACAAGTTGTTTTAGAAGGCTTGATTGTTGCGATCGCTGTTGGTTTTGCAGAAGAGTTGCTCTTTCGCGGTTGGTTGCTTGATGAGTTAGAACGCGATTACCGCCCAAGTACGGCGTTATGGGCAAACGCTATTATATTCGCGCTGTTACATTTTATTAAACCGCTAACAGAAATTTGGCGCACCTTACCACAGTTCCCTGCATTGGTTGTCTTGGGACTTGCTTTGGTATGGGCGAAGCGATTGCGAAATTGCCTTGGCTTAGCAATTGGTTTACATGCGGGTTTGATTTGGGGATATTACATCATCAATGTTGGGCGATTGACGCAATATTCCGGTCAAGTACCTGATTGGGTAACAGGTGTCGATCGTAACCCGCTTGCTGGAGTTATGGGGTTGTTATTTTTGGCGATATTGGCGTTGGGGATACGCTTGCGGCTAAACTTTTTGGTACCTGGAAAGCAAGCGGAATAA
- the gntT gene encoding guanitoxin biosynthesis MATE family efflux transporter GntT: MHSHPQYNFLHRFFRLASINILSNLMVPIAGLIDVAFLGHLAEIRHLAGVALATVLFNYIYWTFGFLRMGTTGTTAQAVGRQDEQSVVLIGLRNSLLAVCLGLAILLLQHPLGELGFTLLSAAPEVKAAGRDYYNSLIWGAPATLCNFVLIGWFLGREQSGKVLLLSAVANGANVVLDYLFIVQGGLESAGAGLATAVSQYLMLGVGGILIFWERQQLFFHLQSKQLLDSTAIKATFTLNRDILIRTLALVSTFALFTNLSSALGTNVLATNTLLMQVVTLAAYFIDGLAFATESLAGIFQGQASRLLLPLLWVSGSASLVVGFVFAIAFAQFPLPLFRLLTNHTNVIAQIRNYVWWLLPVLGFGSLAYMLDGYFLGLTAGRVLRQASLVAAIVGAIVLVTAYRFQSNHLLWFALSCFMAARVIPLAFQVPKSLAASVSPTPISPKITTP, translated from the coding sequence ATGCATTCCCACCCGCAGTACAATTTCCTCCATCGCTTCTTTCGGCTAGCAAGCATCAACATTCTTTCCAATCTCATGGTACCTATTGCAGGCTTGATAGATGTTGCCTTCCTTGGACACCTAGCAGAAATTCGTCATCTAGCCGGAGTTGCTTTAGCAACCGTGCTTTTCAACTACATCTACTGGACATTTGGCTTCTTACGCATGGGTACAACAGGCACAACAGCCCAAGCCGTAGGACGCCAAGACGAACAAAGCGTTGTCCTCATAGGATTGCGTAACAGTTTACTCGCAGTCTGCTTAGGACTCGCGATTCTACTTTTGCAGCATCCACTCGGCGAACTAGGATTTACCTTATTAAGTGCAGCACCAGAAGTTAAAGCTGCGGGAAGAGATTACTACAATAGCCTAATTTGGGGCGCACCCGCGACTTTGTGCAACTTTGTTCTCATCGGTTGGTTTCTCGGACGCGAACAAAGCGGTAAAGTATTGCTATTGTCTGCAGTCGCAAACGGAGCGAATGTTGTACTTGACTATCTATTTATTGTGCAGGGAGGGTTAGAAAGCGCAGGCGCAGGGCTAGCAACCGCTGTAAGCCAGTATTTGATGTTGGGCGTGGGCGGTATTCTCATCTTCTGGGAACGTCAACAGCTATTCTTTCACCTTCAGAGCAAACAACTTTTAGATTCAACGGCAATCAAAGCGACGTTTACACTGAATCGAGATATTTTAATTCGCACGCTGGCACTCGTTTCAACGTTTGCTTTATTTACTAACCTCAGTTCTGCACTCGGAACAAACGTGCTAGCCACGAATACGCTGTTAATGCAAGTTGTGACGCTTGCTGCATATTTTATTGATGGACTAGCATTTGCAACCGAAAGTCTAGCAGGAATTTTTCAGGGTCAAGCTTCGCGTCTGCTGTTGCCATTACTTTGGGTTTCTGGAAGCGCTAGCCTCGTTGTTGGATTTGTGTTTGCGATCGCCTTTGCGCAATTTCCACTGCCTCTATTCAGGCTATTGACAAATCATACTAACGTTATTGCTCAGATTCGCAATTATGTATGGTGGCTGTTACCTGTACTTGGTTTTGGTTCTTTAGCTTATATGCTCGATGGTTACTTTTTAGGTTTGACTGCAGGACGTGTCTTGCGTCAAGCAAGTTTAGTTGCAGCGATAGTTGGTGCAATCGTGCTAGTTACCGCTTATCGCTTCCAGAGTAACCACCTGTTATGGTTTGCACTATCATGTTTTATGGCAGCACGCGTTATTCCGCTTGCTTTCCAGGTACCAAAAAGTTTAGCCGCAAGCGTATCCCCAACGCCAATATCGCCAAAAATAACAACCCCATAA
- a CDS encoding pentapeptide repeat-containing protein, which produces MSSDRPTFEQKSNRDIAALRSGVKHLPGANLEDAELAGIALEGVNLAGATLVGANLSGCKLERARLEGANLLGTQLTGTDLRANLMGANLMQADLTSADLRGSNLRGANLMGAKLAQATCAGAFFSGANLMSSNLQGADLRGADLRGVNLSSANLHGANLSQADLQGASLQQANLEEADLRGANLTGANLTGTNLLCAELEGTHLTGVNLTGACLIGTNVALP; this is translated from the coding sequence GTGAGTAGCGATCGCCCCACATTCGAGCAAAAAAGTAATCGAGATATCGCTGCGCTGCGTTCTGGAGTCAAACACTTACCAGGAGCCAATCTAGAAGATGCGGAGCTTGCAGGTATTGCTCTAGAAGGAGTCAATTTAGCCGGTGCAACACTTGTCGGTGCTAATCTTTCCGGATGCAAACTAGAACGCGCGCGACTAGAGGGTGCCAACCTTCTCGGAACTCAGCTAACAGGTACAGACCTACGCGCTAACCTGATGGGTGCCAACTTGATGCAAGCTGACTTGACAAGTGCCGACTTACGTGGCAGTAATTTGCGCGGCGCGAACTTGATGGGTGCAAAACTAGCACAAGCCACTTGTGCCGGTGCCTTCTTCAGCGGTGCCAATTTAATGAGTAGTAACTTGCAAGGCGCAGACTTACGCGGTGCCGACTTACGCGGCGTCAATCTCAGCAGTGCCAACCTGCACGGCGCTAACTTAAGTCAAGCCGATTTACAAGGCGCATCGCTGCAACAAGCAAACCTCGAAGAAGCCGATTTAAGAGGTGCAAATCTTACCGGAGCAAACCTCACTGGCACAAACCTCCTATGTGCAGAACTAGAAGGAACACATCTCACCGGCGTCAACCTCACAGGTGCGTGTTTAATTGGCACTAATGTTGCTCTACCCTAA